A single Candidatus Aminicenantes bacterium DNA region contains:
- a CDS encoding DUF6429 family protein gives MEEKIKELNLLLLYLTGWEEDSRKNPGEKVFCTWNGYSFKTLNTLHDEKMIVQIKDKKLVIVTELGKQLAEKLKTQYLH, from the coding sequence ATGGAAGAAAAAATCAAGGAACTCAATTTGCTCTTGCTCTACCTGACCGGCTGGGAGGAAGACTCACGCAAAAACCCTGGCGAGAAAGTTTTCTGTACCTGGAACGGCTATAGTTTTAAAACACTGAACACGCTTCACGATGAAAAAATGATCGTCCAGATCAAGGACAAGAAACTGGTGATCGTAACCGAATTGGGCAAACAGCTGGCCGAAAAACTCAAAACCCAGTATCTACACTGA